From the genome of Sporosarcina sp. 6E9, one region includes:
- a CDS encoding siderophore ABC transporter substrate-binding protein — protein MKKISLAVMMFALMAFLVACGSNTEKPETSGSTGDKAESEVIEVTHELDKKPVEVKKNPETVVVFDFGMLDALDEIGVEVAGLPQSNVPGYLSKFEDTKYKNLGSLKEPDFEAIHAMKPDVIFISGRQADLYKEFSEIAPTVYVGLDTAHYMDSFKKNMDLVAKIFNKEDEMKAELAEIDEQIAAINEKTSDLDENALIVLGSEGKVSAYGPNSRFGLIHDVFGFKAADEKIEVSTHGQNITFEYILETNPDILFVVDRDAAIGTESSVKDSIENDLVKKTNAYKNGKVIYLNADYWYLSGGGLLSMKEMINEMEEAF, from the coding sequence ATGAAAAAAATATCTTTAGCAGTTATGATGTTTGCATTAATGGCTTTTCTAGTAGCATGTGGGAGCAATACTGAAAAACCTGAAACGTCTGGGTCAACAGGCGATAAAGCTGAAAGTGAAGTTATTGAAGTTACGCATGAACTTGATAAAAAGCCGGTAGAAGTAAAGAAAAACCCTGAAACAGTTGTCGTGTTCGATTTCGGAATGCTTGATGCACTTGACGAAATTGGTGTTGAAGTAGCAGGACTTCCACAATCAAACGTTCCAGGTTACCTGTCTAAATTTGAAGACACAAAATACAAAAACTTGGGTAGCTTGAAAGAACCCGATTTTGAAGCAATCCATGCGATGAAACCAGATGTGATTTTCATCTCTGGACGTCAGGCTGATCTTTATAAAGAATTTAGTGAGATTGCACCTACTGTCTACGTTGGTTTAGATACAGCGCATTATATGGATTCATTTAAAAAGAATATGGACCTTGTTGCCAAAATCTTTAACAAAGAAGATGAAATGAAAGCAGAACTAGCTGAAATTGATGAGCAAATTGCTGCGATTAATGAGAAAACGTCAGATCTTGATGAAAATGCATTAATCGTTCTTGGAAGTGAAGGAAAAGTAAGTGCATATGGACCTAATTCACGTTTCGGTTTAATACATGATGTGTTTGGTTTCAAAGCAGCCGATGAAAAAATAGAAGTATCGACACATGGTCAAAACATTACGTTTGAATACATTCTTGAAACAAACCCAGATATTCTATTTGTTGTAGACCGTGATGCGGCAATTGGCACAGAGTCAAGTGTTAAAGATTCAATCGAAAATGATCTTGTTAAGAAAACAAATGCTTATAAAAATGGCAAAGTAATTTATTTAAACGCTGATTACTGGTATCTATCAGGCGGCGGTCTTCTTTCAATGAAAGAAATGATTAATGAAATGGAAGAAGCGTTTTAA
- a CDS encoding ABC transporter ATP-binding protein — MIQVRELTKFYGKKAVVENVSVNIHPGKITSFIGPNGAGKSTLLSMVSRLLDADTGEVLVDKKNVRKMKSNDFSKRVSILKQSNFMNVRLTIRELVSFGRYPYSRGRLNAEDIRIIDQALDYMDLMGMQDRYLEELSGGQRQRAFIAMVIAQDTDYILLDEPLNNLDMKHSVQIMKILRRLVDELGKTVIIVLHDINFASVYSDRIVALKDGRVIKDGPTDDIINSDSLKEIYDMDIPIKQLSNCRICVYFNSN; from the coding sequence ATGATTCAAGTCCGTGAGCTAACGAAGTTTTACGGTAAGAAAGCGGTCGTTGAAAATGTGAGTGTGAATATACATCCAGGAAAAATCACTTCATTTATCGGACCGAATGGTGCTGGAAAGTCAACGCTCCTTTCAATGGTAAGCCGCCTTCTTGATGCGGACACGGGCGAGGTGCTTGTCGATAAAAAAAACGTAAGAAAAATGAAGTCGAATGATTTTTCAAAACGAGTCTCGATATTAAAACAGTCAAATTTCATGAATGTTCGTTTGACAATTCGCGAACTTGTCTCTTTCGGTAGATATCCATATTCGAGAGGCCGTTTAAATGCAGAAGATATTCGCATTATCGACCAAGCCCTCGATTACATGGATTTAATGGGCATGCAAGATCGTTATTTGGAAGAACTATCAGGTGGTCAACGTCAACGGGCATTTATCGCCATGGTTATCGCACAGGACACCGATTATATTTTATTGGATGAACCTCTCAATAACTTGGATATGAAGCATTCAGTACAAATTATGAAAATCTTACGCAGACTTGTTGATGAACTTGGTAAAACCGTCATCATCGTTCTGCATGATATTAACTTCGCTTCAGTGTATTCAGATCGAATCGTTGCACTGAAAGACGGCCGTGTCATTAAAGACGGGCCGACCGATGACATTATTAACTCGGATTCCTTGAAAGAAATTTATGATATGGATATCCCGATTAAACAATTAAGTAACTGCCGTATTTGCGTGTACTTTAACTCTAATTAA
- a CDS encoding iron chelate uptake ABC transporter family permease subunit, whose product MRNSTKMIILSSFALFFCSLYLFQGLNGSFDYALPRRGIKLLAMVITGVAIAYSTVIFQTITHNRILTPSIMGFDSLYLLLQTVGIFFLGSSHVTIVNKHVNFILSVSAMIVFALLLYQFLFKSGKRPIYFLLLVGIIVGTFFGSISTFLQVLIDPNEFLRVQDKMFASFNNVSGDLVWWALAIIVISMIIGWRSINDLDVLSLGRDTAINLGVSYDAVVKKTLIISSVLIAVSTALVGPITFFGLIVANLSYQFFKTYKHSVLIVGASIMSIFALVGGQWVVERVFTFSTTLSVIINFVGGIYFIYLLLKESRST is encoded by the coding sequence CTGTAGCCTTTACTTATTTCAAGGTTTAAACGGAAGTTTCGATTATGCATTGCCGCGTCGCGGCATTAAATTGCTAGCAATGGTCATAACAGGTGTAGCGATTGCCTATTCAACTGTTATCTTTCAAACAATCACACATAATCGGATTTTAACGCCGAGCATTATGGGATTCGATTCACTATATTTACTCTTACAGACAGTGGGAATCTTTTTCCTAGGCTCATCGCATGTGACGATTGTTAACAAACATGTGAATTTCATTTTATCCGTATCGGCAATGATTGTGTTTGCGCTATTGTTGTACCAGTTTTTATTTAAATCAGGGAAGAGACCTATCTATTTCCTGTTGCTTGTCGGAATTATCGTAGGGACTTTCTTTGGGAGCATCTCAACATTTTTGCAAGTCCTAATTGATCCGAATGAGTTTTTACGTGTTCAAGACAAAATGTTCGCGAGCTTCAACAATGTTAGCGGAGATCTTGTCTGGTGGGCACTTGCCATAATTGTTATTTCAATGATTATCGGTTGGCGATCGATAAATGATTTGGACGTTTTGTCGCTTGGTAGAGATACGGCCATCAACTTGGGTGTATCCTATGACGCAGTCGTTAAAAAAACGCTCATCATTTCATCTGTACTCATTGCTGTTTCAACAGCACTCGTGGGTCCAATTACTTTTTTCGGACTCATCGTCGCAAATTTATCTTATCAATTCTTTAAAACATATAAGCATTCTGTTCTCATTGTCGGTGCATCCATTATGAGTATTTTCGCTCTCGTTGGTGGGCAATGGGTTGTGGAGCGCGTGTTTACGTTTTCGACGACGCTAAGTGTTATCATCAACTTCGTCGGTGGTATTTACTTCATCTACTTACTATTAAAGGAGAGTCGATCTACATGA